In Acidobacteriota bacterium, the following proteins share a genomic window:
- the rsgA gene encoding ribosome small subunit-dependent GTPase A, with translation MELETLGWDAFFDEHFAPFRAEGLLPARVVLEHQHLYRVHTGEAEAIARVAGRFRHRALARREYPAVGDWVAIKPHTADDRVTIRGVVTRKSRFSRKVAGELTEEQVVAANIDTVFLVTGLDHDFNTRRIERYLVTAWEGGASPVIVLNKADLCTHVSERIGDVNEVAPGVPVHAVSSLTREGLDPLARYLEAGRTVALLGSSGVGKSTIINRLVGADVQRTREVRLSDSRGRHTTTSRELVVLPDGGLLIDTPGMRELQLWETGAALQETFDDITRLGDGCHFPDCRHDTEPRCAVKAAVEAGELAADRLESFRRLQREAAHMAARQDERLQIDEKRKVRTVHRAMRRHRPRR, from the coding sequence ATGGAGCTCGAGACGCTGGGTTGGGACGCGTTCTTCGACGAGCACTTCGCGCCGTTCCGGGCCGAGGGGCTGCTTCCCGCCCGCGTCGTGCTCGAACATCAGCACCTCTACAGGGTCCACACGGGCGAGGCCGAGGCCATTGCCCGCGTGGCGGGGCGCTTCCGCCACCGGGCGCTGGCGCGCCGCGAATACCCGGCCGTGGGCGACTGGGTCGCCATCAAGCCGCACACCGCTGACGACCGCGTGACGATCCGTGGCGTCGTCACGCGGAAGAGCCGGTTCTCGAGGAAGGTCGCCGGCGAGCTGACCGAGGAGCAGGTCGTCGCGGCCAACATCGACACGGTGTTCCTCGTGACCGGCCTCGATCACGACTTCAACACTCGCCGGATCGAGCGCTACCTCGTGACCGCGTGGGAGGGAGGCGCGTCGCCGGTCATCGTGCTGAACAAGGCCGACCTCTGCACGCATGTCAGCGAGCGCATCGGGGACGTCAACGAGGTGGCGCCAGGCGTGCCGGTGCACGCGGTCAGCTCCCTGACGCGCGAAGGGCTCGACCCGCTCGCGCGGTACCTGGAGGCCGGCCGCACGGTGGCGCTGCTCGGCTCGTCCGGCGTCGGCAAGTCGACGATCATCAACCGGCTGGTGGGCGCCGACGTCCAGCGGACCCGGGAGGTGCGGCTCTCGGACAGCCGCGGCCGTCACACGACGACGAGTCGCGAGCTGGTCGTGCTGCCCGATGGCGGCCTGTTGATCGATACGCCCGGCATGCGCGAGCTGCAGCTCTGGGAGACTGGCGCCGCGCTGCAGGAGACGTTCGACGACATCACCCGCCTCGGCGACGGTTGTCACTTCCCCGACTGCCGGCACGACACCGAGCCGCGCTGCGCGGTGAAGGCCGCCGTCGAGGCTGGTGAACTGGCGGCCGACCGCCTCGAGAGCTTCCGTCGCCTGCAGCGCGAGGCCGCGCACATGGCCGCGCGACAGGACGAGCGGCTGCAGATCGACGAGAAGCGCAAGGTGCGCACGGTGCACCGCGCCATGCGCCGGCACAGGCCACGCCGATGA
- a CDS encoding FAD-dependent oxidoreductase yields MPRTPLFSLLSRHLALARLAERTGRPVAELVDRLADRPLTRRGFLAASGAALAATAACRPSPGPAPPAVDEPVVVVGAGIAGLTVAWRLQQAGIPVQLIEAQNRIGGRMLSLRGRFPDDQVVELGGELIDSNHTAIHGLAEELGIELDDLAETDPGIATEVWYFGGARRSTAEVVDAFRPIADRIARDLATIGGDFDVTYRTPLGAASLDRMSIAEWLDRVGASGWFRSLLDVGYTTEYGLEIAEQSALNLLLWIDPEPDPFRIYGDSDERYHVRGGNDRIVQALAERVQSSIEVNTTLEAVGRGADGRLVVSVVRGGTAREIRARHLVLTVPFTMLRDVGLDVELSPAKRLAIDTMGYGTNAKLMIGFGSRPWRETHRSNGSIMADLPYQLVWETSRGQAGRSGILTNFTGGRQGLIVGEGEPAMQAARVVDELERIVPGVAAERADRPAVRFHWPTNPWVRASYTAFRPGQWTTINGAAGEAEGQIHFAGEHCSVEAQGFMEGGCETGERVADEVIAALGRGPVARLREHLARRRARAERARREAFAASRWWA; encoded by the coding sequence CACGCGCCGCGGGTTCCTCGCCGCGTCTGGTGCGGCCCTCGCCGCAACGGCGGCCTGTCGCCCGTCGCCCGGCCCGGCGCCGCCGGCCGTCGACGAGCCCGTGGTCGTCGTCGGCGCCGGCATCGCCGGCCTGACGGTCGCGTGGCGCCTGCAACAGGCCGGCATCCCGGTGCAGCTGATCGAAGCCCAGAACCGGATCGGCGGCCGTATGCTGAGCCTGCGCGGGCGGTTCCCCGACGACCAGGTCGTGGAGCTCGGCGGGGAGCTGATCGACTCCAACCACACCGCCATCCACGGACTCGCCGAGGAGCTGGGGATCGAACTCGACGACCTGGCCGAGACCGACCCGGGCATCGCGACCGAGGTCTGGTACTTCGGCGGCGCGAGACGTTCGACAGCCGAGGTCGTGGACGCGTTCCGCCCGATCGCCGACCGGATCGCGCGCGACCTCGCGACGATTGGCGGCGACTTCGACGTCACGTACCGGACCCCACTCGGGGCCGCGTCACTCGACCGGATGTCGATTGCGGAGTGGCTCGACCGCGTGGGTGCGTCCGGATGGTTCCGCTCGCTGCTCGACGTGGGGTACACCACCGAGTACGGGCTCGAGATCGCCGAGCAGTCGGCGCTCAACCTGCTGCTCTGGATCGACCCCGAGCCCGATCCGTTCCGCATCTACGGCGACAGCGACGAGCGCTATCACGTCCGCGGCGGCAACGATCGCATCGTCCAGGCGCTGGCCGAGCGCGTGCAGTCGTCGATCGAGGTGAACACGACGCTCGAGGCCGTGGGCCGCGGCGCCGACGGACGGCTGGTCGTCTCGGTCGTTCGGGGTGGCACGGCCCGGGAGATCCGCGCGCGGCATCTCGTGCTGACCGTCCCCTTCACGATGCTGCGCGACGTCGGTCTCGACGTCGAGCTGTCGCCGGCCAAGCGGCTGGCCATCGACACGATGGGCTACGGGACCAACGCGAAGCTGATGATCGGGTTCGGTTCGCGGCCCTGGCGCGAGACCCACCGATCGAACGGCAGCATCATGGCGGACCTGCCCTACCAGCTCGTGTGGGAGACGAGCCGCGGCCAGGCCGGCCGATCGGGCATCCTGACCAACTTCACGGGCGGCCGTCAGGGGCTCATCGTCGGGGAGGGCGAACCGGCGATGCAGGCGGCGCGCGTCGTCGACGAGCTCGAGCGCATCGTGCCCGGCGTGGCGGCCGAGCGGGCCGATCGGCCCGCGGTGCGTTTTCACTGGCCGACCAACCCGTGGGTGCGGGCGAGCTACACCGCGTTCCGACCCGGTCAGTGGACGACGATCAACGGCGCGGCGGGTGAGGCCGAGGGGCAGATCCACTTCGCCGGCGAGCACTGCTCGGTCGAAGCGCAGGGCTTCATGGAGGGCGGCTGCGAGACGGGCGAGCGGGTGGCCGACGAGGTGATCGCCGCGCTCGGTCGCGGCCCCGTCGCGCGACTGCGCGAGCACCTGGCGCGGCGACGGGCCCGGGCGGAGCGCGCCCGGCGCGAGGCCTTCGCGGCCTCGCGCTGGTGGGCCTGA
- a CDS encoding FAD-binding oxidoreductase produces the protein MTLAAPSTLAARLAQVVGSERVSTRPFDLLAWANDASVYHLVPQAVVHAATVEEIRALFRASHESRVPLTFRAAGTSLSGQAVTDGVLVECARHWRRVDIEDEGRRVRVQPGAIGGHVNRRLAPFGTRLGPDPASINACTIGGILANNSSGMCCGVAQNAYQTLVSLTIVLPSGTVLDTGADDADARLHALEPALASGLLALKAQIEASTALAARIRTKYRMKNTNGYSLNAFVDFDRAIDILAHLMVGSEGTLGFIAEAVLRTVPDLPVRHTGLLLFESLHAACAPIGPLERAGARALELMDRAALRSVDRQPGAPALLRTLPDGAAGLLVEFQAADEGRRPALRQLAADATGALSLVAGPLWTDDAGEQARLWRIRQGMFPSVGAARRAGTAVIIEDVAFPVPALADAAVDLTRLFAVHGYDDAIIFGHAKDGNLHFVLTPSFDDRASIDRYARFLEATTRLVVEKYDGALKGEHGTGRNMAPFVEAEWGPDGVEIMRRVKALADPAGLLNPGIILNDDDRAHVAHLKTLPPVAPEVDTCIECGYCEPHCPSRDLTLTPRQRIVVKRAMARLERTTGDDEALRRLRDDFDYAGLETCAADGMCATACPVGIDTGQLVKRLRGERHSDVARWLADVAAGRLWEVEQLVRAGLRAGHTASRVIGTRGVAALTRSLGRVTGAGFPEWTGDMPRAARRLPTTDRVGAVAIYLPSCLTRVFAPVDLDGPSVAESLVAVAARAGRPVHVPHDVAGACCGVPFSSKGFAGAHEATVNRTIERLWAWSDRGRLPVVVDTSPCTYGLQTCRPALTPENQRRFDDLQVLDAVTFACDECLPRLTIRRREPHVAAHPVCSLVKMQLLPQLVAVTSACAEQTTVPASTGCCGFAGDRGFLHPELTASATRDEAIEIVAAGPTACVSTSRTCEIGLSRATGHPFGSVISLLDRATTP, from the coding sequence ATGACCCTTGCCGCACCCTCGACGCTCGCGGCGCGGCTCGCTCAGGTCGTCGGCAGCGAGCGCGTGTCGACCCGTCCCTTCGACCTTCTCGCGTGGGCGAACGATGCCAGCGTGTATCACCTCGTCCCGCAGGCGGTCGTGCACGCCGCGACCGTCGAAGAGATCCGCGCGCTGTTTCGCGCGAGCCACGAATCCCGCGTCCCCCTCACCTTCCGCGCGGCGGGAACGAGCCTCTCGGGACAAGCCGTGACCGACGGCGTGCTCGTCGAGTGCGCCCGCCACTGGCGACGTGTCGACATCGAAGACGAGGGGCGCCGCGTGCGCGTGCAGCCGGGCGCCATCGGCGGCCACGTCAACCGGCGGCTCGCGCCGTTCGGGACCCGGCTCGGCCCCGACCCCGCCTCGATCAACGCGTGCACCATCGGTGGCATCCTGGCGAACAACTCGAGCGGCATGTGCTGCGGCGTGGCGCAGAACGCGTACCAGACACTCGTCTCGCTGACGATCGTGCTGCCGTCCGGCACCGTGCTCGACACGGGCGCCGACGACGCCGACGCCCGCCTGCACGCCCTCGAGCCGGCGCTCGCCTCGGGCCTGCTCGCGCTGAAGGCGCAGATCGAGGCCAGCACGGCGCTCGCGGCGCGCATCCGGACGAAGTACCGGATGAAGAACACGAACGGCTACAGCCTGAACGCGTTCGTCGACTTCGACCGCGCCATCGACATCCTCGCTCACCTGATGGTCGGGTCCGAGGGCACGCTCGGCTTCATCGCGGAGGCCGTCCTGCGCACGGTGCCCGACCTGCCCGTGCGGCATACGGGCCTGCTGCTCTTCGAGAGTCTTCACGCCGCGTGTGCGCCCATCGGGCCGCTCGAGCGGGCGGGCGCGCGGGCGCTCGAGTTGATGGACCGGGCGGCGCTCCGCTCGGTCGACCGCCAGCCGGGTGCGCCCGCCCTGCTTCGAACGCTGCCGGACGGCGCCGCTGGCCTGCTCGTCGAGTTCCAGGCGGCCGACGAGGGGAGGCGCCCTGCCCTCCGGCAGCTCGCCGCCGACGCGACCGGCGCGCTGTCGCTCGTCGCCGGCCCGCTGTGGACGGACGATGCCGGCGAGCAGGCCCGGCTCTGGCGGATTCGCCAGGGCATGTTCCCGTCGGTCGGCGCCGCACGTCGTGCCGGAACGGCCGTCATCATCGAGGACGTCGCCTTCCCCGTCCCGGCACTCGCCGACGCCGCCGTCGACCTCACCCGCCTCTTCGCCGTGCACGGGTACGACGATGCGATCATTTTCGGCCACGCGAAGGACGGGAACCTCCACTTCGTGCTGACCCCGTCGTTCGACGATCGGGCGTCGATCGATCGCTACGCCCGGTTCCTCGAGGCCACGACCCGCCTCGTCGTCGAGAAGTACGACGGCGCCCTGAAGGGCGAGCACGGCACCGGCCGGAACATGGCGCCGTTTGTCGAGGCGGAGTGGGGGCCCGACGGCGTGGAGATCATGCGCCGCGTGAAGGCACTGGCCGACCCGGCGGGCCTGCTCAACCCCGGCATCATCCTCAACGACGACGACCGGGCGCACGTGGCGCACCTCAAGACGCTGCCGCCAGTGGCACCGGAGGTCGACACGTGCATCGAGTGCGGCTACTGCGAGCCGCACTGCCCGAGCCGCGACCTCACCCTCACGCCACGGCAGCGAATCGTGGTGAAGCGGGCCATGGCGCGGCTCGAGCGGACGACTGGCGACGACGAAGCCCTGCGAAGGCTCCGCGACGACTTCGACTACGCCGGGCTCGAGACGTGCGCCGCCGACGGCATGTGCGCCACGGCCTGCCCGGTCGGGATCGACACCGGGCAGCTCGTCAAGCGCCTGCGGGGCGAACGGCACTCGGACGTGGCGCGGTGGCTGGCCGACGTGGCAGCCGGGCGCCTGTGGGAGGTCGAGCAGCTCGTCCGCGCCGGCCTGCGCGCCGGCCACACGGCGTCGCGCGTAATCGGCACGCGCGGCGTGGCGGCCCTGACCCGTTCGCTCGGACGCGTGACGGGCGCCGGCTTCCCGGAGTGGACGGGGGACATGCCGCGCGCCGCACGCCGCCTCCCGACGACCGATCGGGTCGGGGCCGTGGCCATCTATCTGCCGTCGTGCCTGACGCGCGTCTTCGCGCCAGTCGACCTGGACGGCCCATCGGTCGCCGAGTCGCTCGTTGCCGTGGCGGCGCGCGCCGGGCGCCCCGTGCACGTCCCGCACGACGTCGCCGGCGCCTGCTGTGGGGTGCCGTTCTCGTCGAAGGGGTTCGCCGGCGCACACGAGGCCACCGTCAATCGCACGATCGAGCGGCTGTGGGCGTGGAGCGATCGCGGCCGCCTCCCCGTGGTCGTCGACACCAGCCCGTGCACGTACGGCCTGCAGACGTGCCGGCCGGCGCTCACGCCGGAGAACCAGCGCCGGTTCGACGACTTGCAGGTGCTCGACGCGGTGACGTTCGCGTGCGACGAGTGCCTGCCGCGGCTCACCATCCGCCGCCGCGAACCGCACGTCGCCGCGCACCCGGTCTGCTCGCTCGTCAAGATGCAGCTGCTGCCGCAGCTCGTCGCGGTGACCAGCGCATGCGCGGAGCAAACCACCGTGCCGGCGTCCACGGGTTGCTGTGGTTTCGCCGGCGATCGCGGGTTCCTGCACCCGGAGCTCACCGCCTCGGCCACGCGCGACGAGGCGATCGAGATCGTCGCCGCCGGGCCGACGGCGTGCGTCTCGACGAGCCGCACGTGCGAGATCGGCCTCTCGCGCGCCACGGGGCACCCCTTTGGATCCGTCATCAGCCTGCTCGACCGGGCGACCACGCCGTGA